The DNA region GCGGTCGGCGACGAGTCGTTCCAGCGCAAGTGCCTGCGCAAGATCCAGCAGTTCCAGGCCCAGGGCGTCACGGTGATCATCGTGTCGCACGACCTGCTCCTGGTGGAGCGGCTGTGCACGCGCGCCTGCCTGCTCCAGCGTGGCGAGCTGTTGGCGATGGGCCCGGCCGCCGACGTGATCTCCCGCTACCACCAGATCGCGGCCGCCAGCGGCGAGGTGGCCGGCGAATACCGCTGGGGCTCGCGCGAGGTCGAGATTCCGCAGGTGCGCCTGCTCGACGCCGCTGACCAGCCCGTGACCAGCCTGCAGACGGGCGAGGCCCTGACGATCGCCTTCTCGTACCGGGCGGCGAGGCGGGTGCCGCGCCCCGTGTTCGGCCTCGCCGTGTACCACGAGGACGGCACCCACCTGACCGGCCCGAACACGCGGACCGGCGGATTGGTGATTCCGGAGGTCGAGGGAGACGGCGAGGTGCGCTACAGCATCGACCACCTGCCGCTGTTGCCGGGGCGATACGTCGTGTCCGTGTCGGCCTACGACTACCACCTGGTCGAGCCGCTCGATCACCGTGAGCGCGTCGCGACCTTCACGGTCACCGAGGGCGGCACGCTCGAGCGCTTCGGCAAGGTCACCCTCGGGGGGACCTGGCGACTCGTGCCGGCCCCGGCCCGGGAGCCCGTCGGCCCGTGACCGAGCGCCGCCTGGCCGCCATCGTCCATGGCGCGCGCTGGCCTGAGGGGGACGCCGAGGCGGCGTGGCGCGACCGCCTCGCCCGCGCCTTCGGTCACCCGGTCGAGGTCATCGTCGCGCGCGAGGACCACGCGTCACCACGGGGCGCGGCGGCCCTCATCCACGCCGCGCTCGGCCGCGCGGTGGCGGCGCAGGTGCTCGTGCTCGACGTGCACGCGCAACCCTCCGACGCCACGCTGCGCGCGCTGGTGCAGGCGCTCGGCGAGCACGCGCTCGCCGTCGCGCACGATGCGCCGCACACGGCCGGCGACGGCCGCCGCTGGCAGGATCGCTGGCTCGCTGCGCGCGAGGCCGCCCCGCCCGTCTTCGTCGCCGCGCCGGCGTGGGCGATCGACCGGGACGCGGTGGTCGGCGCCGGTGGCGTGGACCCTTCCCTCTGGTGCCACGGCGTCGTCGAGGACCTCGCTGCGCGACTGGCGCGCCGCGGCGGACGCACTGCCTGGCTCGCGGGGCCGGTGCCAGTGGCTGCCGAGTCGTACCCGCTGACGCCCGACCTGGACGCCTTCCTGCGCTGGCGCAACGGGCTGCGCCTGGCGTTCGCTCACGCGTCGGCCGACGCGCTCGGGGAGACCCTGCTCTTGCCGGTGCTGGGGCTGCTGGCCTCCGCCTGGCGTGCCACCGGCCTCGACGCGCGGCACATCGCATTCGGCGGCGACTGGGGACGCGCGTCGCTGGCCAGCAAGCTGCGCACGCGCCTCGGCGGTCCCCCTCCCGACCGCATCTGGCCCGCCGACGAGGCAGCAGCAGCCGTTCCCCTGGCGGCGCTCCAGGCCTTCACGCTCGAACTGCCGGAACTGGCGCGGGAGCGGCTGGCAGCCGGCCTCGAGCGGGTCGAGCCGCAGCCCATGGCGACCGCGGCATCTCTCGCGGTCGACGCGACGCGCCCCGATGGCGATGCCACGCAGCCGCGGGTGTCGGTGATCGTCGTCAACTGGAACGGCCGCGAGCACCTCGAGGCGTGCTTTGCGTCCCTTCAGGCGAGCGAGTACCCGTCCGATCGGCTCGAGCTGATCTGCGTGGACAACGGCTCGAGCGACGACAGCGTCGCGTTCATGACCGCGCGGTTTCCCGGCGTGCGCCTCGTGCCGTTGCCGGAGAACCGCGGCTTCACGGGCGGCAACGAGGCCGGCGTCGGGGTCGCGACGGGCGACGTGCTGGTGTTCGTCAACAACGACATGCGCTTCGAGCCGTCGTTCCTCGCGCGGCTGGTCGGCGGGCTCGGGAGGGACGCCGCCTGTGCCGGCGCGCGCGTGATGGCCTGGGACGGCGGGCACATCGATTTCGTGCGCGGCACCGCCAGCTTCGAGGCGCGCGGCTACCAGGAGCAGTACGGTCAGCCGTACACGCCCGGCATGGCGCTGGCCGAGTCGTTCTTCCCCAACGGCGGCGCCTTCGCCGTGACGCGGCAGGCCTACGACGATGCCGGCGGCTTCGACCCTGCCCTGTTCGCGTACTACGACGACGTGGACCTCGGCTGGCGGCTCCGCATGGCGGGCCACGCGATCCGCACGGTGCCCGACGCGGTGGCCTTCCACCGGCACGGCGCCACGGTCCGCACGCAACCGCACGCCCACAAGCGCTTCGTGCTGGCGCGCAACGCCCTGTGGATCGCCCTCCGGAACTACGACGACCGCACGCTGCCGCACGTGCTGCCAGCGCTGCTCCTGCTCGCCGGCCTGCGGGTGGCCCAGGATCTCGTGTGGCTGCGCACGCCGCTGCACGCCCGCCTGCGCCCCTGGCTCGAGCCCTCGCGTCGACACCCGGTGCCCGCCAGCGCGTACGAACCGACGCCCGACTCCGCTGCTCCCTCGCCGGCTCGCGTGCTGGCGCAAATCCCGGTGCCTGAACTGGCGGCGATCGGCGCGACGCTCGACGACATGCCGCGGCTGCTCGCGCTTCACGACGCGCAGCAGCAGCGACGACGCGTGCCCGACAGCGAGGTGCTCCCGTACCTCGGGCGCCCCTTCGACGAGCTCGACGGACGCCGGACGTACCGGCTGGCGCAGAAGGCGCTGGTCGAGGCCCTCGGGTTGCGGGCCAGGCTCGGCATCCGACCGCACGTGCTGTTGATCACGCACGAGGCCCTGCGCACCAACATGTCCGGCCCGGCGATCCGCGTGCTGGAGATGGCGCGCGCCCTCAGCCGGGACGCGCGCGTCACGGTGTGCGCGCCCGGGCCGATGGAGATCCGCGACGACCGGGTGGCACTCGTCCCGTTCGATCCGGCTCGCCCGGCTGTCCTGAAGGCCCAGGCCGAGACTGCCGACGCCGTCGTGGTGCAGGGCTTCGCGCTGAACTCCTACCCGTTCCTGTCGGCGCTCGTCTGCCCCATCGTCGCCGACCTGTACTGCCCCTTCACGATCGAGCACCTCGAACAGCAGCGCGCTGCAGGAGGCGCCGTGCCGCCTGCACACGAGCAGGAGGCTGCGGCCATCCTCTCGGTGCAGAATGCGCAACTGCAGCAGGCCGACTTCTTCCTCTGCGCCAGCGAGCGGCAGCGTGACTTCTGGATCGGCGCGCTGCACACCGCCGGCCGCGTCAACCCGCGCACCGTCGCCCGCGACGCCGACCTGCGCACGCTCATCGACGTCGTGCCGTTCGGCCTGCCGTCCGAGGACGTCCACGAGGCTGCGGCGCGGGCCCGCGACGCCCGGCTGGCCCGGGGAGCGTCCGGCGCCGTCATGAAGGGCGTGCATCCGGCCATCCGCGAGACCGACCGCGTCCTGCTGTGGGGCGGCTCCCTGCTCGACTGGCAGGACCCTGAGACGCTCATCGCCGCGGTCGCCACGCTCGCCCGGACCCGCGACGACGTGAAGCTGTTCTTCATGGGCGTCAAGCACCCGAACCCGCAGGTCAAGCCGATGGCGGTGGTCGAGCGTTCGCGTCGCCTCGCCGAGTCGCTCGGCGTCGCCGGCACGCACGTGATCTTCAACGACTGGGTGCCCTACGAGGAGCGCGCGCTCTACCTCACCGAGGCCGACCTCGGCGTGAGCACGCACCACTGGCACCTCGAGACGCGCTACGCGTTCCGCACGCGCATGCTCGACTACCTGTGGGCGCGCCTGCCGATCGTCTGCAGCGAGGGCGACCACTTCGGCGACCTCGTGCGGGCGCGCGGACTCGGGCGGGCCGTGCCACCCGGCGACGCCGAGGCGCTGGCCGGCGCCATCGCGGAGATGCTCGACGCGCCGGCCGCCCGCGACGAGGCGCGTCGCGCCCTCGCGCAGGTGGCCGACACGCTCACGTGGGATCACGTGGTCGAGCCGCTGCGGCGCTGGTGCGCCGAACCGCAGTTCGCCGCCGACCGGGAGCAGGAAGTCGTGGCGTTCCGCGCCCACCTGAACGAGAGCTTCAAGGCGTCGCGCTGGCTGAAGCGCACCGCGCTCAGCCTCGGCGTCAAGGAAGCCGACGTCGAGGCGCTCAAGCGCTGGGGCCCGGTGCGGGCCGGCATGTCGATGCGCAATGCGGTCGCGATCAGCCGCGCCCGCAGGAAGGCCCGTCGCGCGTGAAGGTCAGCGTGATCGTCGCCGCGCGCGACAGCGCGGCCACGCTCGGCGCGTGCCTCGACGCGCTGCGCGCCCAGGACTACCCCGACGTCGAGGTGATCGTCGTCGACGACGGGTCCACCGACGA from Luteitalea sp. TBR-22 includes:
- a CDS encoding glycosyltransferase, with the translated sequence MTERRLAAIVHGARWPEGDAEAAWRDRLARAFGHPVEVIVAREDHASPRGAAALIHAALGRAVAAQVLVLDVHAQPSDATLRALVQALGEHALAVAHDAPHTAGDGRRWQDRWLAAREAAPPVFVAAPAWAIDRDAVVGAGGVDPSLWCHGVVEDLAARLARRGGRTAWLAGPVPVAAESYPLTPDLDAFLRWRNGLRLAFAHASADALGETLLLPVLGLLASAWRATGLDARHIAFGGDWGRASLASKLRTRLGGPPPDRIWPADEAAAAVPLAALQAFTLELPELARERLAAGLERVEPQPMATAASLAVDATRPDGDATQPRVSVIVVNWNGREHLEACFASLQASEYPSDRLELICVDNGSSDDSVAFMTARFPGVRLVPLPENRGFTGGNEAGVGVATGDVLVFVNNDMRFEPSFLARLVGGLGRDAACAGARVMAWDGGHIDFVRGTASFEARGYQEQYGQPYTPGMALAESFFPNGGAFAVTRQAYDDAGGFDPALFAYYDDVDLGWRLRMAGHAIRTVPDAVAFHRHGATVRTQPHAHKRFVLARNALWIALRNYDDRTLPHVLPALLLLAGLRVAQDLVWLRTPLHARLRPWLEPSRRHPVPASAYEPTPDSAAPSPARVLAQIPVPELAAIGATLDDMPRLLALHDAQQQRRRVPDSEVLPYLGRPFDELDGRRTYRLAQKALVEALGLRARLGIRPHVLLITHEALRTNMSGPAIRVLEMARALSRDARVTVCAPGPMEIRDDRVALVPFDPARPAVLKAQAETADAVVVQGFALNSYPFLSALVCPIVADLYCPFTIEHLEQQRAAGGAVPPAHEQEAAAILSVQNAQLQQADFFLCASERQRDFWIGALHTAGRVNPRTVARDADLRTLIDVVPFGLPSEDVHEAAARARDARLARGASGAVMKGVHPAIRETDRVLLWGGSLLDWQDPETLIAAVATLARTRDDVKLFFMGVKHPNPQVKPMAVVERSRRLAESLGVAGTHVIFNDWVPYEERALYLTEADLGVSTHHWHLETRYAFRTRMLDYLWARLPIVCSEGDHFGDLVRARGLGRAVPPGDAEALAGAIAEMLDAPAARDEARRALAQVADTLTWDHVVEPLRRWCAEPQFAADREQEVVAFRAHLNESFKASRWLKRTALSLGVKEADVEALKRWGPVRAGMSMRNAVAISRARRKARRA
- a CDS encoding ABC transporter ATP-binding protein, with the protein product MSAPAVALHGVSKRFTLYHQGGSGLKERLVGLVGGRREARETFWALRDVGFSVDRGETLGLIGHNGCGKSTLLQIIAGILEPDEGRVETSGRITSLLELGAGFSPDLSGRENIFLNASLHGVASSVIRAKFDEIVAFAELGRFIDTPVRNYSSGMYMRLGFSVAAHLDPEIVLVDEALAVGDESFQRKCLRKIQQFQAQGVTVIIVSHDLLLVERLCTRACLLQRGELLAMGPAADVISRYHQIAAASGEVAGEYRWGSREVEIPQVRLLDAADQPVTSLQTGEALTIAFSYRAARRVPRPVFGLAVYHEDGTHLTGPNTRTGGLVIPEVEGDGEVRYSIDHLPLLPGRYVVSVSAYDYHLVEPLDHRERVATFTVTEGGTLERFGKVTLGGTWRLVPAPAREPVGP